The following are from one region of the Sorghum bicolor cultivar BTx623 chromosome 2, Sorghum_bicolor_NCBIv3, whole genome shotgun sequence genome:
- the LOC8073139 gene encoding E3 ubiquitin-protein ligase SINAT5, protein MASVTYIDDSLAEVIDPPKNEEMLDVTELVGDHIQHSPKPNVASYGNVRELLECPVCLSAMYPPIHQCSNGHTLCSGCKPRVHNRCPTCRHELGNIRCLALEKVAASLELPCKYQNFGCLGIYPYYCKLKHESQCQYRPYTCPYAGSECTVAGDIPYLVNHLKDDHKVDMHNGSTFNHRYVKSNPHEVENATWMLTVFSCFGQYFCLHFEAFQLGMAPVYIAFLRFMGDDAEAKNYSYSLEVGGNGRKMTWQGVPRSIRDSHRKVRDSYDGLIIQRNMALFFSGGDRKELKLRVTGRIWKEQ, encoded by the exons ATGGCATCAGTTACTTATATTGATGATAGCCTTGCTGAGGTTATTGATCCTCCAAAGAATGAGGAGATGCTGGATGTCACTGAACTTGTTGGTGATCATATTCAGCATTCACCAAAACCAAATGTGGCAAGCTATGGCAACGTGCGTGAGCTACTGGAATGCCCTGTGTGCTTGAGTGCCATGTATCCTCCAATTCATCAG TGCTCCAATGGACATACTCTGTGTTCTGGATGCAAGCCAAGGGTTCATAATCGCTGTCCAACGTGCAGGCATGAACTTGGTAACATAAGATGTCTTGCTCTGGAAAAGGTGGCTGCATCACTAGAGCTTCCATGCAAGTACCAGAACTTTGGGTGTTTGGGCATATACCCTTACTATTGCAAGCTGAAACATGAATCGCAGTGCCAATACAGACCTTATACTTGTCCATATGCTGGATCTGAATGCACAGTTGCTGGTGATATTCCATATCTAGTAAATCACTTGAAAGATGACCATAAGGTTGACATGCACAATGGAAGCACCTTCAATCATCGTTATGTCAAGTCAAATCCTCATGAAGTTGAGAATGCCACATGGATGCTCACG gtTTTCAGCTGCTTCGGCCAGTACTTCTGCCTGCACTTCGAGGCTTTCCAGCTGGGCATGGCGCCCGTGTACATCGCCTTCCTCCGTTTCATGGGCGACGACGCCGAGGCCAAGAACTACAGCTACAGCCTGGAGGTCGGAGGGAACGGGCGCAAGATGACATGGCAGGGCGTGCCTCGGAGCATCAGGGACAGCCACCGGAAGGTCCGGGACAGCTACGACGGGCTCATCATCCAGCGCAACATGGCCCTCTTCTTCTCGGGTGGCGACAGGAAGGAGCTCAAGCTGCGGGTCACTGGGAGGATCTGGAAGGAGCAGTGA